The following coding sequences lie in one Rhodococcus rhodochrous genomic window:
- a CDS encoding ISAzo13 family transposase, giving the protein MSEDEARLRERFEVLLPHLNERQRRLALATEARSLGHGGVRAVARAAGVSETTVRKGVFELEAGQQPAPTGRVRRPGGGRKSADAIDSRLVPALLALVEPDERGDPECPLRWTTKSLRHLAEELTRQGHPVSAPTVGRLLRDNGFSLQANAKTLEGEQHPDRDAQFRYINEQVKAHQDAGEPVISVDSKKKEQLGQLPAPGREWRPRGDPVQVVDHSFFTGPNVEQAIPYGVYDLTTDAGWVNVGVDHDTAAFAVASIRRWWQARGAADYPRASRLLITADAGGSNSYRYRLWKAELAVLAAETGLAITVCHFPPGTSKWNKIEHRLFSQITMNWRGRPLTSHEIVVKTIASTRTRTGLRVDAELDTGDYPIGISVGRDELRALPIHPHAQCGTWNYTIEPTHANTTATPGRDREGERAAAIAMLADPRLTGMTREELDEFTTRLAPTQAARAEQRRWHQRGGRRRRAPGAGKRRLLTDAAALLITVVYLRQVCSQRVLSELLGVNPNSIGEIIAETRMLLDEHGHHVTPMIGLRLSTAADLAGFLRDGPTSVPASNRALSEALSHPYLTGMSRRQLGELVERLAVRQAAMVERRRFAQRGGERMPGGRGGIFLQKITDAERVLVTVLHLRRLCTRAVLAELFQVSPRTIGNALLDVRPLLEQDGYTPVPAPLRYRTAAALLAAIPPQDGDTPESTH; this is encoded by the coding sequence GTGAGCGAGGACGAGGCGCGGTTGCGGGAGCGGTTCGAGGTATTGCTGCCGCATCTGAACGAGCGGCAGCGACGTTTGGCGTTGGCGACCGAGGCCCGATCGCTGGGACATGGCGGTGTGCGGGCGGTGGCCCGGGCGGCCGGCGTCAGCGAGACCACGGTCCGCAAGGGCGTATTCGAGCTCGAGGCTGGTCAGCAACCGGCACCGACGGGTCGAGTCCGCCGTCCGGGTGGTGGCCGCAAGAGCGCGGACGCGATCGATTCGCGGCTGGTACCTGCGTTGTTGGCACTAGTCGAACCGGACGAGCGTGGGGATCCGGAGTGTCCATTGCGGTGGACGACCAAGTCCCTGCGACATCTGGCCGAGGAGCTGACGCGGCAGGGTCATCCGGTGTCCGCGCCGACGGTGGGACGATTGTTGCGGGACAACGGATTCAGTTTGCAGGCCAACGCCAAGACTTTGGAAGGTGAGCAGCACCCGGACCGGGATGCGCAATTCCGCTACATCAACGAGCAGGTCAAGGCGCACCAAGACGCGGGCGAGCCGGTGATCAGCGTCGATTCGAAGAAGAAGGAACAACTCGGCCAGCTGCCCGCCCCTGGCCGTGAGTGGCGGCCACGCGGCGACCCGGTGCAGGTGGTCGATCACAGCTTCTTCACCGGACCGAATGTCGAACAGGCCATCCCGTACGGGGTTTACGACCTGACCACCGACGCCGGCTGGGTCAACGTCGGCGTCGACCACGACACCGCCGCGTTCGCGGTCGCCTCGATCCGCCGCTGGTGGCAGGCGCGTGGTGCCGCCGACTACCCCCGTGCGAGTCGGTTGCTGATCACCGCCGACGCCGGTGGCTCCAACAGCTACCGATACCGGTTGTGGAAAGCAGAACTGGCTGTACTGGCAGCCGAGACCGGGTTGGCGATCACCGTCTGCCATTTCCCGCCCGGCACCTCGAAGTGGAACAAGATCGAGCACCGGCTGTTCTCCCAGATCACCATGAACTGGCGGGGACGGCCGCTGACCAGCCACGAGATCGTGGTCAAGACCATCGCGTCCACTCGCACCCGCACCGGCCTGCGGGTGGACGCCGAGCTGGACACCGGCGACTACCCGATCGGAATCTCGGTGGGTCGAGACGAGTTGCGCGCGTTACCCATCCACCCACATGCCCAGTGCGGAACGTGGAACTACACCATCGAACCCACCCACGCCAACACCACTGCGACTCCCGGCCGCGACCGAGAAGGTGAGCGTGCCGCGGCCATCGCGATGCTCGCCGACCCCCGCCTGACCGGTATGACTCGCGAGGAGCTGGACGAATTCACCACACGGCTGGCGCCGACTCAGGCTGCCCGCGCCGAGCAACGCCGCTGGCACCAACGCGGCGGTCGGCGCCGCCGGGCCCCGGGCGCCGGCAAGCGACGGTTGCTGACGGACGCCGCAGCGCTGCTGATCACCGTCGTGTATCTACGGCAGGTCTGTTCCCAGCGGGTGCTTTCGGAACTGCTCGGGGTCAATCCGAACTCCATCGGCGAAATCATCGCCGAAACTCGGATGCTGCTCGACGAACACGGCCATCACGTCACCCCGATGATCGGGCTGCGCTTGAGTACCGCCGCCGACCTCGCGGGATTTCTCCGTGACGGCCCGACCTCCGTCCCCGCGTCGAATCGGGCACTGTCTGAAGCATTGTCACACCCTTATCTGACCGGCATGAGTCGCCGGCAACTGGGTGAACTCGTCGAACGCCTCGCCGTTCGGCAAGCCGCCATGGTCGAGCGCCGCCGCTTCGCTCAACGCGGCGGGGAACGGATGCCCGGGGGTCGCGGTGGAATCTTCCTTCAGAAGATCACCGATGCCGAACGTGTCCTGGTCACCGTGTTGCATCTGCGGCGCCTGTGCACCCGCGCCGTCCTGGCCGAACTGTTCCAGGTCAGCCCCCGCACCATCGGCAATGCCCTGCTCGACGTGCGGCCACTGCTGGAACAGGATGGTTATACCCCGGTGCCGGCACCCCTCCGCTACCGCACCGCCGCCGCCCTCCTCGCCGCGATACCACCGCAAGACGGCGACACACCCGAATCGACACATTAA
- a CDS encoding Cap15 family cyclic dinucleotide receptor domain-containing protein, producing MALLVWDLWAWRLPPLNRLTRRPRIDGLWEATLTPTEESHIPEGGNRGPIPAYIVINQSYWSLHVRQMTVESGSDSKSFFWDRVPGDDVERLNFLYQNDPRPEHRARSPRHLGTCSFDTARLVPQSVRGVYFTDRYTQGEMDLRLVDRSKGYTSYQEAAAHVADLRSDDHS from the coding sequence TTGGCACTGCTCGTATGGGACCTGTGGGCGTGGCGCCTTCCGCCGCTGAACCGCCTGACCCGCCGGCCGCGAATCGATGGTCTGTGGGAAGCGACCTTGACTCCGACGGAAGAGAGTCACATCCCGGAAGGGGGCAATCGAGGTCCGATTCCTGCATACATCGTGATCAACCAATCCTATTGGTCCCTCCACGTTCGCCAGATGACCGTCGAAAGCGGAAGCGACAGTAAGTCGTTCTTCTGGGACCGAGTGCCTGGAGATGATGTGGAACGGCTCAACTTTCTCTATCAGAACGATCCCCGTCCCGAGCATCGGGCGCGTAGTCCCCGCCACCTGGGAACGTGCTCGTTCGACACCGCTAGATTGGTCCCTCAGTCGGTCCGAGGTGTCTATTTCACCGATCGGTACACCCAAGGCGAGATGGATCTCCGCTTGGTGGACCGTTCCAAGGGATACACGTCGTATCAGGAGGCTGCGGCTCATGTGGCGGACCTACGCTCCGACGACCACTCCTGA
- a CDS encoding IS110 family RNA-guided transposase: MTTVAERFDHVVGIDTHARSHTYCLVDTRTGAVVDTATFPTTTAGITRATSWITRHSNRTSLLAAVEGTSSYGAGITAALAATGIGVAEIRPLSRPSRARTGKSDPIDAEGAARAVIGEHLDRLAQPRRTGDRAALRVLLAARSLMDQQRTANRNALTALLRSTDLSVDARRPLTDAQIAVIAGWRTGRDDAPVRVFREEARRLARTVLDQTELLRINHRQLAQLTEALAPGLQSIPGVGAVTGAILVTAYSHHGRVRSEAAFASLGGIAPLPASSGNTTRYRLSRSGDRQLNRAIDVVVRTRLSCDPATRVYAARRRSEGLSGREIRRCLKRYVCRALYRELRTRMA, translated from the coding sequence ATGACCACAGTCGCCGAACGGTTCGACCACGTCGTCGGCATCGACACCCATGCCCGCAGCCACACCTACTGCCTCGTCGACACACGCACCGGCGCCGTCGTCGATACCGCGACGTTCCCGACAACGACCGCCGGAATCACGCGCGCGACGAGCTGGATCACTCGACACTCGAACCGAACGAGCCTGCTTGCCGCAGTCGAGGGCACCTCCTCCTACGGCGCCGGAATCACCGCCGCCCTGGCCGCAACCGGAATCGGCGTTGCCGAAATCCGGCCGCTGTCGAGACCCTCGCGCGCTCGTACCGGCAAATCCGACCCCATCGATGCCGAAGGCGCAGCACGAGCCGTGATCGGTGAACACCTCGATCGCCTCGCCCAGCCCCGACGCACCGGAGACCGGGCGGCACTGCGCGTCCTGCTCGCTGCACGATCTCTGATGGACCAGCAGCGCACCGCCAACAGAAATGCCCTCACCGCGCTGCTCCGCAGCACCGATCTGTCCGTCGACGCACGACGACCACTGACCGATGCTCAGATCGCGGTCATCGCCGGGTGGAGAACCGGCCGCGATGACGCACCCGTGCGTGTCTTCCGTGAGGAAGCGCGCCGGCTCGCCAGGACCGTCCTCGACCAAACCGAGCTCCTACGGATCAACCACCGTCAGCTCGCGCAGCTCACCGAAGCTCTCGCGCCCGGACTGCAGAGCATTCCCGGAGTCGGCGCGGTCACCGGCGCGATACTCGTCACCGCGTACTCCCACCACGGGCGTGTCCGCTCGGAGGCCGCATTCGCCTCCCTCGGTGGTATCGCCCCGCTGCCGGCATCCTCCGGCAACACCACCCGCTACCGTCTTTCGAGATCCGGTGACCGGCAACTCAACCGCGCGATCGATGTCGTCGTTCGCACTCGCCTGAGCTGCGATCCCGCCACCCGCGTCTATGCGGCGCGTCGCCGATCCGAAGGTCTGTCCGGACGCGAAATCCGACGTTGCCTCAAACGCTACGTCTGTCGCGCTCTCTATCGCGAACTACGCACCCGAATGGCTTGA
- a CDS encoding IS1380 family transposase encodes MKRTSWSSGLSVTADGVGVISHAGAIAPRLLADRVGLTAELSKAMTRRRFIPVHDRGRVLIDLAVMLTDGGESISDIGVLRHQSDALGPVASAPTVWRTLNEVTAGKRKKIQVARARTRRHVWSHLPGGVPASKCAGRDLGATIVLDVDATIVVTHSEKEHAAPTYKRTFGYHPIGVWCDNTTEFLAASLRPGNAGSNTAADHIDVLGQAIAQVPANHRRELLIRSDGAGASHDLLNWVTEQNRVRGRRVEYSVGFSITGPLRRAIATCPEEAWGPALNPDGDIREGAEVAELTGFLAPGLLAKWPAGMRVIVRRERPHPGAQLSMFEEIDGWRYQAFVTNTATGQLQFLEARHRAHARVEDRIRHAKDTGLGRLPSREFALNQAWLVAVMLAADLVAWTRMLACTGDAAVLALCEPKALRYRLLHAAARLARSGRRRRVKIPERDCCTDR; translated from the coding sequence GTGAAGCGTACGTCGTGGTCGTCTGGTCTGTCCGTTACTGCTGATGGTGTCGGGGTGATCTCCCACGCCGGAGCCATCGCGCCACGCCTTCTGGCGGATCGAGTGGGGCTGACCGCCGAACTGTCGAAGGCCATGACTCGCAGACGGTTCATCCCAGTCCATGACCGTGGCCGGGTCTTGATCGACCTGGCGGTGATGCTCACCGATGGCGGCGAGTCCATCTCCGACATCGGCGTCCTGCGCCACCAATCTGACGCTCTGGGCCCGGTGGCGTCGGCACCGACGGTGTGGCGCACTCTGAACGAGGTCACCGCCGGCAAGCGCAAGAAGATCCAGGTGGCGCGAGCCCGCACGCGGCGGCATGTGTGGTCCCACCTGCCCGGCGGAGTACCCGCATCCAAGTGTGCGGGCCGGGACCTGGGAGCCACAATCGTGCTTGATGTGGACGCCACCATCGTGGTCACCCACAGCGAGAAGGAACACGCGGCGCCGACATACAAGCGCACGTTCGGCTACCACCCGATCGGCGTGTGGTGCGACAACACGACCGAGTTCCTCGCGGCGAGCCTGCGGCCGGGCAACGCCGGGTCGAACACCGCCGCCGACCACATCGACGTCCTGGGCCAGGCGATCGCCCAGGTCCCCGCCAACCATCGACGTGAGCTGCTGATCCGCTCCGACGGCGCCGGCGCCTCCCATGACCTGCTGAACTGGGTCACCGAGCAGAACCGCGTCCGTGGTCGACGGGTGGAGTACTCGGTCGGATTCTCCATCACCGGCCCGTTGCGACGGGCCATCGCGACCTGCCCCGAGGAAGCGTGGGGGCCGGCACTGAACCCTGACGGAGACATTCGGGAGGGGGCCGAGGTTGCCGAACTGACCGGATTCCTCGCCCCCGGGCTGCTCGCCAAGTGGCCGGCGGGGATGCGGGTGATCGTCCGCCGCGAGCGGCCCCACCCGGGCGCCCAGCTATCGATGTTCGAGGAGATCGACGGGTGGCGCTACCAGGCGTTTGTCACCAACACCGCCACCGGCCAGCTCCAATTCCTCGAGGCCAGGCACCGGGCTCACGCCCGAGTGGAGGACCGGATCCGACACGCCAAAGACACCGGGCTCGGCCGGCTTCCCTCCCGGGAGTTCGCCCTCAACCAGGCGTGGCTGGTGGCGGTGATGCTCGCCGCTGACCTCGTGGCCTGGACTCGGATGCTGGCCTGCACCGGCGACGCCGCAGTCCTGGCGTTGTGCGAGCCCAAGGCGCTGCGCTACCGCTTGCTCCACGCCGCGGCCCGACTGGCCCGCAGCGGCCGACGACGAAGAGTGAAAATCCCCGAAAGGGACTGCTGCACGGATAGGTGA
- a CDS encoding nucleotide-binding domain-containing protein has protein sequence MDRLSARPGQRSGWSTPYFKGAHVVECYVIKDGIVVARDRIDVPIDNTSPRGESRM, from the coding sequence GTGGACAGATTGTCGGCTCGACCAGGGCAAAGAAGCGGGTGGAGCACTCCATATTTTAAAGGAGCGCACGTAGTCGAATGCTATGTCATCAAGGACGGAATCGTCGTCGCCAGAGACCGGATAGACGTACCGATCGATAACACCAGCCCAAGGGGGGAGAGCAGAATGTAG
- a CDS encoding nucleotide-binding domain-containing protein, with protein MTESVSIDCEVTQNGWRPTRLREMIRTGVPLKADRSLTFQVVSCTVAKPYEVRWKVLNQGSEAERRNMVRGQIVGSTRAKKRVEHSIF; from the coding sequence ATCACCGAGTCTGTCTCGATCGACTGCGAGGTCACACAAAACGGTTGGAGACCAACGCGTCTACGGGAGATGATCCGCACCGGCGTTCCCCTCAAGGCAGACAGAAGCCTGACGTTCCAAGTCGTCTCATGCACAGTCGCCAAGCCGTACGAGGTGCGGTGGAAGGTACTGAACCAAGGTTCGGAGGCCGAGCGGCGAAATATGGTTCGTGGACAGATTGTCGGCTCGACCAGGGCAAAGAAGCGGGTGGAGCACTCCATATTTTAA
- a CDS encoding GntR family transcriptional regulator has translation MARRTVSRATAAELAAERLYRAILTGELPGSSPVYEEEWATKLGISRTPVREAIQELVARGLLIRQGRTAYVFRPSLKELFEIYDIRLPLEQLAASRCAELADARLVEDLESAYAKIRERRSDTDWYADHEVFHMKLYEGSQMPRLTAMIRSLRAQSEPYVRLAVNVDQEFRDNSRIQHSSLVQAIREGAPELAADIVREHLGTTRQKVSDLVRATASLSGRSPDELPWL, from the coding sequence GTGGCCCGCCGCACCGTATCCCGCGCCACGGCCGCGGAACTTGCCGCTGAGCGTCTCTATAGGGCCATCCTGACTGGGGAGCTTCCCGGCAGCTCCCCGGTCTACGAGGAAGAGTGGGCCACCAAACTGGGGATCAGTCGGACCCCGGTCCGCGAAGCGATCCAGGAGCTTGTCGCCCGCGGCCTGTTGATTCGGCAAGGTCGCACGGCGTACGTCTTTCGCCCTTCATTGAAGGAATTGTTCGAGATCTACGACATCCGTCTGCCGCTTGAGCAACTGGCGGCATCCCGATGCGCGGAGTTGGCCGACGCTCGACTGGTAGAAGACCTGGAGAGTGCCTACGCCAAGATCCGCGAGCGCCGGTCAGACACCGATTGGTATGCCGATCACGAGGTGTTCCACATGAAGCTGTATGAGGGTAGTCAGATGCCACGCCTGACAGCTATGATCCGCTCTCTTCGCGCGCAGTCCGAGCCCTATGTTCGCCTTGCGGTCAACGTTGACCAGGAGTTCCGTGATAACTCCAGAATTCAGCACAGCTCACTGGTACAGGCGATCCGGGAGGGCGCACCCGAGCTGGCTGCCGACATTGTCAGGGAACACCTCGGGACCACCCGTCAGAAGGTGTCGGATCTTGTACGGGCAACGGCAAGCCTTTCGGGACGCTCACCTGATGAACTCCCTTGGCTGTAA